TGTTTAGGGACTATATTAATCCaagctcttaaaaaaataacaccCATACAGGTAATATCTAGGAGCTAAAAATCCATAACATTGTATGTGAAAATATTTGAGGCATGACTCCTcaaaaaaatccatcaaaatcCACCTAACTGGAAATCTATTTCTATTTTGAATAGCCAAAATTTCCGTTGAAACTTTTAGTGTACAACcatacagacagaaaaatatttctcctttatTCATAGTGTCTAATCTGAACAGCAAGCTGTTCAGattaaaaaattctatttttttatcaGAGTGTCACTTTGGCCTTTGAAGATTCAGCTTTTTACTAAGAAGCAGCTGAAATACTCTGTGAAAAATACtgacaaaaattatttccttccaCTGTTTCATTGCTAAGCATCTCTTGCCAGTTAGTCGCCAGTTCTACTATTAGTCCTTAAGAACTAATTAATCTGTATGTTGGGACAGTCTCATGAGATGCACATTCCCTATAAGGGACCTTCCTTTACTTCAGCATTTGGTAGGATTGGAGCCACAACATGAACTGGTGTATGGGCCAAGGCCCACAAAGGtttcagaaatgctgcatttccAATGCCATCATCTTGTTTAATGTGTTGTTTCCCTGTCTAGTTCTGGCAGCTCCCAGGTATTACTGATGCCATATTCCTCTCAAACCCCATTACATACTGTTACAGCATGCTTCACCCTCAGGCATTCAAATAAGCTGAAACTTGGATGATTTATAAAACAATTTCCTGTGCAAAACGTAACCAGTCTTGTAGAACAGAACACTCAGCTAATGCCAGCTCAAACTGCCAGTGCTTCCATTAAACTACAAGCAGCTTCTTAATGATAACAATTTTGAGTGAAATAAAACTATTGGGATCAAATTTTCTGAACTAGTAACTGTCATTATCATTTACAGCTTAGTCCAGCTTCTGGGATAACAGCCAGCTGCATAGATCTTCCCTGGTTAATGATTAACAGTGTTTTCTTCTAGTCTGGAAAAAATTCCTCAACGACAGCAGTGCAAATCAAGCAACAGACTTTACTGCATCTTCATTTGcctgacagcagcacaaaacTGGCAAAGGATGTCTGTAGGAGATTAAACCTACACAGGGTCATTAAGTAAAGGTTTGAGAAAGGAGCGATGAGATAAGAAAAATCAGTCAATGTAGAGTGGATGAATTTCAGCTCATACCAGGTCAAAGTCTGGATCATGGTGCCAAAGTTAACGCCTGCTGTGTATGTTAAGTAGGCATGATAATTTGACAGCTTAAAAGAACCCCAATGTGTgtaaaaaaaagtgctttaaaacCTGAGTACACATTGCTATAAGAATCTGGCCTTCAAAGGTTTTCCACAGAGTAAAGAAGGTATTCCTCCTCAGCAACTTCCAATCTCATgttaatgatgatgatgataatttACAGCTGGATGAAAGCTCTCACTGTTTGTCACAAGCTGGGTGAGCACCGGTCCTATGTaagggaggagagagaacaAAGCATTCTATGGCTTTGTACAGATCACCTGCTCAAGCAATGGCAGAGCCAGGGATAAAACTTAACTGCCTGTAATCCTACGTTTCCTCCTTTTACAATATGAAGAGGTGGCTTTggtggggagaaaaggaaaaaaacagagtaaGAAATCCtttactacagaaaaaaatcatccagGGCCTTGTAAGTTattcagcattttcaaaggGCTCACATACCAGCTGACAGGAGGGTATTCTGAGATCAGATATTCAGAAACATTGACTGTCCAAGGCTTCACAGCAAAATCCCTGCAAACTGCAATTACTCAGCATCTCCAATTGCTTACTGGCAATCATTTTCAATGTGGCTATTGCTTTGGTTCCTAGGTGTTCTATTTTAACAGCTGCTAAGCGGCTGGAAGTGTAAATCATTAGACTCCTGTGCTTCCTTGAATTTAAATTCTGGAGTGCATTCAACTGAGCACAAAAAGTGGAGATAtgcaaaaacaaatgaaattgtGACTGTTTCTGGACACTGCTGGGTTGGTATTTCTTCCACATGTCTGCTTAAGATTTCAAGTGGACAATTTATTGTAggtgaaaacatgtttttatatatttttgcaaTAGTAAGAAGCTAGTTCAGTTTACCACTGACATATAGGGTTGGTGACAGGTCTGCTATTAAGACACTTCCTGTGCTTTGCATGCTCTGTATTAGATTACGCAGTGAagctgcacagccctgcctgccctttGGCTGCACACAGCCCTAGACTATCACTTAAGACAACCATTACAGCTGAAGACTCAGAAGAGAAGAACATGAGAGGCCAGGAATAGAGCTGGAGATTAATTCACAAAGATATAAGAAAGCATTGTTTCAGTAACTGAATAGGTAACGTGTCCGAGACTGTTATGGCACAATTGAACTTCATGAACAGGAACTGGGTTTTTTGTAGTGAGAGATCAGCTACAGGAATTGCACTCTTGTCCCATGTCACAAAGTCTGTCACATGCTGGCAGGCACTGGCTATTGCCACAGAGTGCTTGTTTAGGTTCAGTCCTAGTCAGACTTTGGTGTACCTATTGTGGCAATAAACTTCTATGAATCCATTCCAAAAGTCAAATCACTCTCTCTCTTTAGAGTGCAACATttacacagtattttaaaaattagaataaGTTCCTCAGAACATGAAGTTCAGTACTAACAAATATGTCAGTCTGTGATGCACTGCATACAGGAAAAATAGGACTAACAATgtcctaaaaaaataaaatacctttacAGGCAAAATGAACAGTAAACCACAGTAAGGCAGAGGTATCAAATCTTCCATATAGATCGGTTTGGATAAAAGTAGTCTCATGATCCTGtcactttcttttcctgcagctgctaactgtttaaaacagaaaccaaacTAGAGAACCTACACGTTCTCTTCTCAACTCTGAGACTTTTTTTCATTACACTCTCATTTTCCAATATAGCTTCAAAGACACATGTTGCTGAACCATGAGAAGCATCAGATTCTTCAGAGAttctaatattttctttacataTATTTCCAGCTAAGAAATGGTTTTCTTTGTACTGTTATCCCCATAGAAGCTGCTGTTATATAGAAGCTGCCTGGTCAGAGGCTCTAAACCAGTATTTTGGTTAGGAGGTGGAAGGAGACCCTTTTTTATGTCATTAGGAGCTCTTAGGCCTGAGGACTTCAGAGATGAATTCCATGACCCAGCTAAACTCCTGAACCTGAAAAGAGGGAGAAGATTTCTCTTGAAGCCAGGGATGCAAAACATCTGCCTTAAACATGCACATTGCCATCTCAGACATGAAGGAGGTTTCTTGTCACAAGCATGGATCCAAGTATGTGTGTTTAAACTGAGCAACTGGATGCTCAGTCTTCCAACCCTTGGCAGCCTCATCCTTTGATTTCGTTGGTACTTTCCACTTTCTCTTACCTAATCTATAGTACTTCACATCTCAGTTCATCCCACTTTTTACTCATCATGTTGCCCTGATGAATACCCAGATCAGTGGCTAAATCAGTGGGAAAACACTCAGTGATTTTCACTCATTTCCTCATCTTCTCAAAACATCacaaaactggaaaagaagaaaaattgtgaCAGTCATTCCACTGGCAAACATTCCTCTCTGCAACTTTCTCAGGAAATGACTGGACTGCATAGCATCCTCAGCTTGGAATTCTCAGTCAGCAGTTTGCAAGCCTCTACAACACAGCAGTTAAGTCAGTCATGGCACAGGAAACTTCTGAAATTGCAGCTTCTGCTGAATCTTCAGATCTGCCTTCAATTCTTCACATTTGATCACTGTTCTCTACTGGATTTGTAGGTGCAGCAGAGCCTTTTGATTGATTAAAGGAAACCCTACCTGACCCCAGCAGCTTCTACACAAATAGCAGTataaaggaaatgttttcttagCTGGAAATATCTGTAAACAAAATACTAGAATACCTACTGAGCTGAGCCTCACCATAATGATGATGTGTATCTTGTTCTAAAAGGGTTTCCATTGATACACTTGATTAGTCAAGGAACACCTGAAATGTATAAAAGACTTTCACATTAACTTTGAGCGTCTCCTTTCCAGAAGCTGATGTTTCTCAAGGTTCACAGGAATCAtgggctcctggctttgttgtcaAACCCTTTAACGTCTTTTCTCAGAAACTTCATTCATGAAAGAAATACTATTCTGTGTTCTGCAGGACACTTTAAAGTTCTTCAAAAATCACTCTCACTCTCTCAGATCAAACAGATCAATGTGTTTCCATGTATATTTGTAACATGTATACAATATTTACACACATTCCTATGCAGACAGCTGGGATCCTTGCTATGGGCTTAAGAAAAAAACGAATTTGAGCTGATAAcagatcaaaatattttcctgaaccACAGCAACAGGGAtggaggggcagggaaggtgatAACTAAAAGTCATTGAATTCTTAGTCTTAAATTAGGAGAGAACTGGAATATGCCCTATAAAAGTAAACTGAGTTAGGTAAGACGTCATCCCCATGTCAGATCTCTAGTAAAATACTTATGTCTGACACTTCTTGTATTAGACTGCACAGTGATATCCTAGAAAAATACCTGGAAGTATGCAAGAGACtccctttttcttaaaataatacCTGAGAAAGTCCGGTGCCTTGGAAATCATGTTTTCAAAATCTGCAAATCCTAATTTCCCATCACCATCCATGTCAGCTTCTTCTATCACTTTCTCGCAAACCAGAGTGATTTCCTCTGCTGTCAGCTCTTCCCGGGTCAGCTtattgagggttttttccaagTCTGCTTTACAAATGAAGTTATCTGTGTTAAAATCTAAACAACAGAAGAACCAAAGATCACCAAGAGTCCTACTTGTTTTACTCCAAacacaaaaagcacaaaaagcacACCAGAGCACCCCCATACAGTACCATAGATCTTAAAGGCATAGATTGCTTTAAGCTCTCGGGGAGCCATTTCACTGAGCACGGAGAACATATCCACAAAATCATTGAAGCTCAGGCTCCCCTCTCCATCTTCTGAGAAAGACTCCACAATCCTTTCTTTGAAGGGATTCTCCTGTGAAAGACATATATAGACGGGTATTTGGAAGATAAAAAAACCTGCAGACTTCCTgataatgaatatttaattgCATGGTTGGCTCTTTGaagacaactttttcttttttttcccaaaaatgcatcaaaaaatttacatttgtaTGCTTTGGCAGGAAGTTTCAGCAGTCCTTGCTACTGCATAGTAGCACTTCTggccttttattttctctggtaCACGTCAATGTCCAACCTGTGGTTGGACTATTAAAAATCCCAgagatttaaatgaaatttaatcTCCACAGGAGATGATCCTGAGATCATTTCTAGCACCCTAGAATACAACAATATTCTAAAACAACAAACACACAAGCAAGCATaagaaaagctgctttattACGCCGAAAGCCAAACCAAATGTTTTTATAGTAAAAACCCAACATCTTTCTCACAGCTATGTAAAAAGCCTAACACTAATTTGTAACTGTATCTATAAAACTCTGAAAATCAATTCAATTCAGTTGAATAGGAACAGAACACAAACATCACTTGGGCTGTGAGCAGCATCTCATCAAAGCTGTGCTACAGATTTTATCTGAAGCCAAGACACTGATTAACATATTGATCCATAAATATAAGCAGCTGTTGTGGTGCATATCAAGTTCACTGTTTTTAATATGCATACAGCATTTTGTTTGGCTTTAAAATGAGAAGTACTGTGAAAGCTCAGAAGTTCAATCATATatccatttaatttctttttttttcctgtaaatttaATTACCCAACAGGTATTCATAAACCATCCAATTATTTTAAGTGAAATTTCAAAAACCAGCTGTATTTGAGAGACAAATGAccagaaaatgttatttttcagtttacttGAATTCTTTCTTGATAATTCACACATAGAACAAAAGCATCTATAGAATACATTTTTGGCATAACTGTGgagactgaaaaaataatggcCAGGAACAAGACTGTTTTAATGGACAGGTGAAGTAGGGACCACGGAACCGTAGGCTCAAATGACAGCCCATTAAAGTAGTCAATACTAAATACAAATTCTCCTGCAGGGTTTGATGACTGAAGAAATTCCATGATAGGGAACAGGCGTACAGATTTCAAAGGACAGGAGATTAATAAGTTCACTGTTCAGATGAAGACAAAACCAGGccagataaaacaaaaatagaataGAAAAGAGGGgttcctgaaaataaaaagacagcTGCCTCAAAAACCAGCAGGGGCACATCTCTCCAGAGCCTCAGAATGAAAAACAACACCCCAGAACCAGGCAGATGGCTGAGAGAACCTCACTGTAAAAGGATATGCAGTGATCACTCATGTCTCGTGAATGATGTGTAGGTACAGCAGGTGTGCATCTGTGGGTACTGCTCTGGTTAAAGTATCTCACTTAAATGCCTGGAAATGTGCCTGGAAATGTTTGTGGAATATACATTTACCTGTTTGTAGGATACACGTGTACCTGTTTGTgagatacacacacagagacatgcAGACAAGAACAATTGGTTCTATTGTTTCAAACTGCCAGTTTAAAAATAAGCCAAAGTAAGATTCATTTGGGTTGAAATATATGAAAAGGcc
The window above is part of the Corvus hawaiiensis isolate bCorHaw1 chromosome 13, bCorHaw1.pri.cur, whole genome shotgun sequence genome. Proteins encoded here:
- the CIB2 gene encoding calcium and integrin-binding family member 2 isoform X3, with product MTHFVSLTGLHVLHSEGNPSENPFKERIVESFSEDGEGSLSFNDFVDMFSVLSEMAPRELKAIYAFKIYDFNTDNFICKADLEKTLNKLTREELTAEEITLVCEKVIEEADMDGDGKLGFADFENMISKAPDFLSTFHIRI
- the CIB2 gene encoding calcium and integrin-binding family member 2 isoform X2; amino-acid sequence: MAPNVVPMDYTKDPDVKLPMQLIINMPELKENPFKERIVESFSEDGEGSLSFNDFVDMFSVLSEMAPRELKAIYAFKIYDFNTDNFICKADLEKTLNKLTREELTAEEITLVCEKVIEEADMDGDGKLGFADFENMISKAPDFLSTFHIRI
- the CIB2 gene encoding calcium and integrin-binding family member 2 isoform X1 encodes the protein MGNKQTIFTDEQLDAYQDCTFFTRKEILRLHGRYHEMAPNVVPMDYTKDPDVKLPMQLIINMPELKENPFKERIVESFSEDGEGSLSFNDFVDMFSVLSEMAPRELKAIYAFKIYDFNTDNFICKADLEKTLNKLTREELTAEEITLVCEKVIEEADMDGDGKLGFADFENMISKAPDFLSTFHIRI